In Henningerozyma blattae CBS 6284 chromosome 7, complete genome, a single genomic region encodes these proteins:
- the SCO1 gene encoding Cu-binding protein SCO1 (similar to Saccharomyces cerevisiae SCO2 (YBR024W) and SCO1 (YBR037C); ancestral locus Anc_3.225) — MQRLTTASKIGYRRTSQLFFRRNNTGLINNYRNVVRLSNPTENCFKMNSIRYKSYSRVPIGGTNKNASTKVATIEFDTWKGAGLMAIIAAGLYYYFRKEKKRINEEKIKQATQGYGKPAIGGPFDLIDANGEKFTQENLKKPNTISLIYFGFTHCPDICPDELDKLGIWLNTLKDGYKGYKLQPIFITCDPARDTPEVIKAYLQDFHPSIIGLTGTYEKVRSACKAFRVYFSTPENVKPGQDYLVDHSVFFYMMDSEGEYMDVLGMNNDEETGVLKIQKKIDEYIEEKKESKNESSKSKRWFS, encoded by the coding sequence atgcaaCGTCTCACCACTGCTTCAAAGATTGGATATAGAAGAACAAgtcaattatttttcaggAGAAATAATACAGGTTTAATCAATAATTATCGTAATGTTGTTCGTCTATCAAACCCCACAGAGAATTGCTTTAAAATGAATAGTATTAGATATAAATCATATAGTAGAGTACCAATTGGAGGGACAAATAAAAACGCTAGTACCAAAGTGGCAactattgaatttgataCATGGAAAGGTGCAGGTTTAATGGCAATAATTGCAGCAggattatattattattttagaaaagagaaaaaacGTATAAACGaagagaaaataaaacaagCTACACAAGGATATGGTAAACCAGCTATTGGTGGACCATTTGATCTCATCGATGCAAATGGAGAAAAATTTACTCAagagaatttgaaaaaaccAAATACTATTTCGTTGATTTATTTTGGGTTCACACATTGCCCTGATATTTGTCCCGATGAGTTAGACAAATTGGGTATATGGTTAAATACATTAAAAGATGGTTATAAAGGATACAAACTTCAGCCAATTTTCATTACGTGTGATCCTGCAAGAGATACCCCTGAAGTGATCAAGGCTTATTTGCAGGATTTCCACCCAAGCATTATAGGCTTGACTGGTACATATGAAAAAGTTAGAAGTGCTTGTAAAGCCTTTAGAGTATATTTCAGTACACCTGAGAATGTAAAGCCTGGGCAAGATTATTTGGTGGATCATTCAGTGTTTTTCTATATGATGGATTCTGAAGGTGAGTATATGGATGTATTAGGAAtgaataatgatgaagagACAGGTGttttaaagattcaaaaaaagattgATGAATACattgaagaaaagaaggaaTCTAAGAATGAAAGTAGCAAGAGTAAAAGATGGTTtagttaa